gccaacagACTTATTTCTACCTTGTAGAAGACTAaatccttttcattgtaaatatagagtagttttatttcatgtacttccattatgtttctctagcttagttAGGTCAAGTTTTGTAACTTTGGTTTTTTAAGCACTATTAGGgaggatcaagcaatcaaacattCAAGCAAGCAAACATTTCTCTGTACTGTGTCTCTCCCCCTTGACATCGCGTAGCCTTTTGTAATGTCTTTcattcattaatgcaatcaagatttcattctcaattctcattttaGCTTCCACAATTGCTCTTGATATTGGCTTTTCCGTACAACACTGACAATctcgtctagcgtacggaggggacctcaatTGGCGGACAACAACTGTACTGACATcgattgcttagccttacgtcgcccttccaaggaatctcgggaaggcgccgcgtaacagatATTATGAATTATTTaacttatactatgattaattcctaatttttaatatttttctcattTCAGAAATAAGATTTATATGTTCATATTAAGTTCATAACAtattgaaaaaagagaaaaatattatgatattagaaaaaagtaaaaatgtaaatacataaaagttaataatttagagggtaaaataggtaacTAAGAAGTTTTATCGAAATAGGAGGATGAGAATGTCTACTGTGCAAAGTTGGAGGATGACTTTGATCTTTAGAGTTTTTCAAGGTTACTCTTGGCCGAATCTAACGGAATTTTCTTATCAGCAGACCAACTCTGTTCAAGAGCAAATTGGCCTTCTTCGTTTTCGGCATTTCTATATTCTGAAATAGTTCGCCAATTCAGTGCTTTATTTGTCGAGTCAATCTTCCTGGAGAAGACTTGAAAAGGATTTCCCGAGCATGGTTGAGATCAATGTGAAAATCAGAGCCCGGATCACCAGCTAAGGCCCCTAAATGACCGCTCAGTGATAAAGGAGGTAGGGGTGCAGAGACAGCCAGGAGGTTTGCCTAGAAGCAGCCACCCTTGAAAGAGTGCGTAATAGCTCACTGATCGAGCGCTCTTGCGCCGAAGATGAACGGGGCTAAGCGATCCTAGCCTCATCAAATTGAGCATAGCTTGAATGTTATACTAGACACATTAAGCACATGATATACATAATTAATCGAATATGAATTATCACACTTATAATTGAGCTCTCATGTTTATGAACTATTATTAAACCTAGAACGTTTAAACacacaaataaaatatttataaagctTAATTTGTTAAATTACACTGGCCGTTTAAAAGCTCTTTATGCTGTCATTATACATAATTAGTTAATTTAAGAAAAGTGTGACATCCAATATCTAGACAATTTTCTGTGGTTTTGAACTTTCAAACTTCCTCCCGATCGCCTATATCTCTAGACTCTAGTCATCCATGAAAGTGCATTGGATTATGAAATACACTAGTCCAATTTGCACCAAACATGATACAATCAGTTTTGGTAACAATCACGTACTCTCTATATTTAAATAGAAAAAAATTTGAAGTGGTTTGCTTTTCTTTTACTCCTCCTTATCCTAATGCCTCACGTCTATACTCAATTGTATTAAATATCTTTAACTATATTTTCAGTTGAATAATTCTTTCCTCCACTGTAACAAAAATGTTACTACTTCTATACATAGATTATACTTGACTACTTGTAGATTATAAAATATGCAACTAATTGCGAAGACTTGAACCCCAACGTATATGCCAAATATTCTATATACTACCAAACTTTCCGCTCTCTATGTATAAAACCCAAATGTAAAAAATCGTGGCAACTTATTCCATTCTTACCATCTCCATTGAAGATCTCTTCTCCTCTTTCTCCATCTCCATAGTTAGGATAATCTGCACAATTATCAATGACAAAATCTATTATTTTGCAAAGTTCTACAGGTATCAACCATGCCTGCAGGTCTTGTTATAGGTCACATAATCTTTCTTTATACCCTAGTTTTAGCTTGAAAGTCTTGAAATTATACAAGGATCTAAGCAGCTTTGGAGGTCAGCATGATAGCTTGTCATTTCTCGGATCCGGAAAAGGACTTTTAACTAGTGACAAAATTAAGAGGTAAACATCTTGGTTTTTGCTACTAATAACTAATATTTGTGAACATATTTCTTTTAGACAACATGATCGACTTTACGTCcgcctttcttcttcattttcgatATAGGAAGTTTGTGGTGAGCAGTAATGGTCAACCAGGAGGTCCCTTGCCTTCTCCGCCTCCTTCAAATCCCTTGTAAGTTTGACATTTATCGACAGACGAATAGATTATTATTTAGAATCAGTCAATTCAAAATTAATGTAATATTGTATGTACTATCTACATTTTAATTTGTTTTGCatatgtatatatagtttgagttggaaatttgaactCACAAAACCCAACCTAAATCCGTCTCTTCATTTATCAGATCCtctacaaaaattaataaaaaagaatGTATACATTCAACTGCTCTAATTTAGTGCTTCTAATAATCACTATACTTTTTCTGAGCATTGTTGCAGTAATGGCTGGCTTATAGGAATTCTGCTATCAATAATTTTACCCTTCTTCCGCAACAAATGGGGGTCACTATTGCAACTTAAAAGTAAGATTTCATGAGTTACTTACACATATTGCTGATTTcaattgtatttccttaaaattcaAGATTAATTTAAGAAGATAGAAATTAAGGGGTCTTTTCATGTATATTAAAAGGTTTAATTTGCTAATTATACAGATAAGGTGGAAGATGTAATAGAAACAGTAGAAGAAGTAGTAGAGGAGGTGGAGAATGTGGCTGAGGAAGTAGACAAAGTGGCTGAAGAAATTGGGAAAGATTTGCCAGAAGGCCAACTCAAAGATACTCTCAAAGCTGTGGAAAATTTCTCAGAAGAAACAGCCAAGTTTGCTCATGCAGCTGGAGATATTATTGATAAGGTTTATCTAATTAACTCACTTTATGATTTCTTAGTTAATTAAACACCTTCATTCCCAACTAGTACGTAATTTATTATTCTTAtgttttacttttaaatttcaaAGTTTGGT
The nucleotide sequence above comes from Nicotiana tabacum cultivar K326 chromosome 12, ASM71507v2, whole genome shotgun sequence. Encoded proteins:
- the LOC107807736 gene encoding uncharacterized protein LOC107807736; the encoded protein is MTKSIILQSSTGINHACRSCYRSHNLSLYPSFSLKVLKLYKDLSSFGGQHDSLSFLGSGKGLLTSDKIKRKFVVSSNGQPGGPLPSPPPSNPFNGWLIGILLSIILPFFRNKWGSLLQLKNKVEDVIETVEEVVEEVENVAEEVDKVAEEIGKDLPEGQLKDTLKAVENFSEETAKFAHAAGDIIDKVQDVELIAEKRVKSSVESVTDEVNKSTISKIDINSKK